GTTGATTCTTAATTAAGGGAGGTGAAGTCCTAATTTAGGGCTGCCTTATATTATGAATGAGAGAAAAGAATGGTACGCTATACACACTTATTCAGGTCATGAAGACAAAGTCAAATCTAATTTAGAAAAAAGAATTACGACGACTGGTATGGACGAAAAGATATTTAATATCCTAATTCCGGCTAAAGATAAAGTTAAGGTTAAAAATGGGAAAAAGACCGTATCAAAGGAGAAATTTTTTCCAGGTTATGTTTTGATTGAAATGGTTATGGACGATGATTCTTGGTATGTAGTTCGGAATACTCCAGGGGTGATCGGGTTTGCTAGTTCAGGAACTAAACCAATTCCAGTATCTGATGCAGAGGTTAATTCTATTTT
The sequence above is a segment of the Selenihalanaerobacter shriftii genome. Coding sequences within it:
- the nusG gene encoding transcription termination/antitermination protein NusG, translated to MNERKEWYAIHTYSGHEDKVKSNLEKRITTTGMDEKIFNILIPAKDKVKVKNGKKTVSKEKFFPGYVLIEMVMDDDSWYVVRNTPGVIGFASSGTKPIPVSDAEVNSILSQMGVEQPKIETDLKVGDEVKVIDGPFDNFVGDIEEMDLDKGKLTVMVSMFGRKTPVELDFHQVEEV